One window of Thermoplasma sp. Kam2015 genomic DNA carries:
- a CDS encoding class I SAM-dependent methyltransferase produces MVAEGDFTGKAENYSKYRPAYPIEIIRLLKEKYGFNKDMVIADIGCGTGILARLFLENGNPVICVDPNEDMLAVAKKILSSYSNVSFVVGKAESTHLNDHSVNVITAGQAFHWFDMDRAKREFRRILKAPNMVVLIWNDRDVRDPFTQQYEELVREFSKGYHGTGSTAIPAERIYSFFDYDYDYYQMDNFQALDLDGLIGRYLSNSYSLQESDPRYREAISRLEDLFKTNQKDGKIVLKYTTKVFIGRLI; encoded by the coding sequence ATGGTTGCAGAAGGCGATTTTACAGGTAAGGCAGAAAATTATTCGAAATACAGGCCAGCTTATCCCATAGAGATAATCAGGCTTCTTAAGGAGAAATACGGTTTCAATAAGGATATGGTTATCGCAGATATAGGCTGCGGTACCGGCATACTTGCAAGATTGTTCCTTGAAAATGGAAATCCAGTAATATGTGTTGATCCCAACGAAGATATGCTGGCAGTCGCGAAGAAGATTCTTTCTTCGTATAGCAATGTAAGTTTCGTTGTCGGCAAGGCCGAATCAACTCACCTCAATGATCATTCTGTGAACGTCATCACAGCTGGCCAGGCTTTTCACTGGTTCGATATGGATAGAGCTAAAAGGGAATTCAGAAGGATACTGAAGGCACCAAACATGGTTGTACTCATCTGGAACGACAGGGATGTGCGTGATCCATTCACCCAGCAGTATGAAGAGCTGGTGCGGGAATTCAGCAAGGGATATCACGGCACTGGAAGCACAGCCATACCTGCTGAAAGGATATACAGTTTTTTTGATTACGACTATGATTATTATCAGATGGACAATTTTCAAGCTCTGGATCTAGACGGATTGATCGGCAGATATCTGTCCAATTCTTACAGCCTCCAGGAGAGCGATCCGAGGTACAGGGAGGCCATTTCAAGGCTCGAAGATCTGTTCAAAACAAATCAGAAAGATGGAAAGATAGTCCTGAAATACACGACAAAGGTTTTCATAGGAAGGCTCATCTAA
- a CDS encoding alkaline phosphatase family protein encodes MIIDTYREATANRIDEERIKPNYNGFNLYNVPNSILEVFGIGNQARIDDRIFTYFKGSYDKVVFFYLDGFGYDKFMDPSYGSKLRDAFVENGYVCPITTVFPSTTAAANTTINTGLPPSDHGLLEWILYFDEARTVALTLPYRPIIRRYRKRFESMNPANLFRGETIFHRLRSEGIRSVSFLKSNIVNGEYTKLVQNGSDIVGYSYITDGLILLRDAILKGAYDYYYFYVDNIDHIGHVYGPESEMYRTEASTISDMIVNMFRQIPKDKLRNTLIVITSDHGHIQVDPSRTIFLNDKRKIFGSLKSDGRYKIPPVGSPRDVFLFIKKDHLDDVLEYAKKHFQGALVDLVENIVSQQFFGPHMTGDLALRRAGNLLIVPPRNDMIWYKLPGLRDSHMKGMHGGLSESEMLIPLVFGEASEIF; translated from the coding sequence ATGATCATAGACACATACAGGGAGGCCACAGCAAACAGGATTGACGAAGAGAGGATAAAACCCAATTACAATGGCTTCAATCTCTACAACGTTCCTAACTCAATTTTGGAGGTCTTCGGCATAGGCAATCAGGCCCGAATAGATGACCGAATATTCACGTACTTTAAGGGATCATACGATAAGGTGGTTTTCTTTTATCTTGACGGCTTTGGCTATGATAAATTCATGGATCCATCATACGGGTCAAAACTGAGGGATGCGTTCGTGGAGAACGGCTATGTGTGTCCTATAACTACGGTATTTCCATCCACGACTGCGGCAGCCAACACAACGATAAATACGGGTCTACCGCCTTCTGATCACGGATTGCTTGAATGGATACTTTACTTTGATGAGGCAAGGACGGTCGCACTCACGCTTCCATACAGGCCCATTATCAGGAGATACAGAAAGAGGTTCGAATCGATGAACCCGGCAAATCTGTTCCGGGGAGAGACGATATTTCACAGGTTGAGATCTGAAGGGATACGCAGCGTATCATTTCTCAAGTCAAACATAGTCAATGGAGAGTATACAAAGCTTGTGCAGAACGGATCGGATATAGTGGGATATTCGTACATCACTGATGGCCTGATCCTGCTCAGAGATGCCATTTTAAAAGGTGCCTACGATTATTATTACTTCTATGTGGATAATATCGACCACATCGGTCATGTCTACGGGCCAGAAAGTGAGATGTACAGGACAGAAGCCTCCACAATATCAGATATGATAGTAAACATGTTCAGGCAGATTCCAAAGGATAAATTGAGAAATACGCTGATAGTGATAACGTCGGATCACGGTCATATTCAGGTAGATCCATCCAGGACCATATTTCTGAACGACAAGAGGAAGATATTCGGTTCATTGAAGAGCGACGGCAGATACAAGATCCCGCCAGTTGGCAGTCCAAGGGATGTTTTTCTTTTCATAAAGAAGGATCATCTTGATGACGTCCTTGAATACGCAAAGAAGCATTTTCAGGGCGCACTGGTGGATCTTGTGGAAAATATAGTATCACAGCAGTTTTTCGGGCCTCATATGACAGGCGATCTGGCGCTCCGTCGTGCTGGAAATCTCCTCATAGTACCACCCAGAAACGATATGATCTGGTACAAGCTCCCCGGCTTGCGCGACTCACATATGAAGGGTATGCATGGCGGTCTTTCAGAAAGCGAGATGCTCATACCGCTTGTTTTTGGAGAGGCCTCAGAGATCTTTTGA
- a CDS encoding DUF2079 domain-containing protein — MRDRPLKTHLSDPYFVVAVLISLGFSILFSYYSIMRYLVQDATGFDLGIYSSALYSAMHGTLFHTNLLNGSFLGNHFSPFMFLLLAFFSVYPHNTTLLVIQAFAIGFAGVPAYMIYEMLDRSKSHRQLGLLLMILFEFAVILIGPISFDFHLMALFPLFYLFTFYFLMRGNKILSLVFLALSISLHAFFSVIMVLLLISIYLQKLWNDHHKVESQTSIVTLPFLFISSILIIIYLIIAEHIKGIISGQSIDLVSLHSLMIYLKERYNITFSLGALDQYVYVKLLMVALMLVGGGVFAFRYPILILPIIPYLLFSFFSGNAAYFIAGYQYTAMFAPVLVAGAAFSISKMASSGILSNQKIKKGIVVSLIIMLIAVNFLLGPISPIFSQNSFGNIESIYSFNYNETSIAVFSLRAYLNHSSSILLQNNIYPPYFQFRNAYLLYSYNLVGNLGALLKANFTYIIGDMCNPFYEQTAAVGISMQSLIQYELHNGYGLLFDQYGIIAIERGYKGPVLHLQDNRLVE, encoded by the coding sequence ATGAGAGACAGGCCATTGAAGACTCATCTTTCTGATCCTTATTTCGTTGTGGCGGTGTTGATTTCCCTTGGTTTTTCGATTCTGTTTTCTTATTATTCTATAATGCGATATCTGGTCCAGGATGCTACAGGCTTTGATCTTGGAATATATTCTTCAGCATTATACAGTGCAATGCATGGAACGCTGTTCCATACGAATCTTCTGAATGGAAGCTTCTTGGGGAATCACTTTTCGCCCTTCATGTTCCTGCTGCTCGCGTTTTTCTCCGTTTATCCTCATAACACAACGCTTCTTGTGATTCAGGCGTTTGCCATAGGTTTTGCTGGTGTACCGGCATATATGATATATGAGATGCTTGACAGAAGCAAAAGTCATAGACAATTGGGTCTGCTTCTTATGATATTGTTCGAATTCGCAGTGATTCTGATTGGCCCAATAAGTTTTGATTTTCATCTTATGGCCTTATTTCCATTGTTCTATCTATTCACTTTTTATTTCCTCATGCGAGGCAATAAAATACTTTCATTGGTATTCTTGGCACTTTCGATATCACTTCATGCGTTCTTCTCAGTGATAATGGTTTTACTCCTCATCTCAATATATCTTCAAAAACTGTGGAACGATCATCACAAAGTGGAATCACAGACTAGCATAGTTACTCTTCCTTTCCTTTTCATTTCCTCCATTCTAATTATCATTTATCTCATCATCGCAGAACATATAAAAGGAATCATATCTGGGCAGAGCATAGATCTGGTGAGCTTGCATTCATTGATGATCTATCTGAAGGAGAGATATAACATTACTTTTTCACTTGGTGCGCTCGATCAATATGTTTACGTAAAACTACTTATGGTGGCTCTCATGCTGGTTGGTGGCGGGGTATTTGCATTCAGATACCCGATACTCATCCTGCCCATAATACCATATCTTCTATTCTCCTTCTTTTCAGGAAACGCAGCATACTTCATCGCCGGTTACCAGTATACTGCTATGTTCGCCCCTGTGCTAGTGGCAGGTGCAGCGTTCTCGATTTCAAAGATGGCCAGCAGCGGGATTTTATCAAATCAGAAGATAAAGAAAGGTATCGTGGTATCTCTGATCATAATGTTAATAGCGGTCAACTTTTTACTCGGCCCAATAAGCCCAATCTTTTCGCAGAATAGCTTTGGGAATATTGAATCCATATACTCATTCAATTATAATGAAACATCAATCGCAGTATTTTCCCTGCGTGCATATCTGAATCATTCGTCTAGCATACTGCTTCAGAACAATATATATCCTCCTTACTTCCAATTCAGAAATGCTTATCTCCTATATTCATACAATTTGGTCGGTAATCTTGGCGCCTTGCTGAAGGCGAACTTTACCTATATAATAGGTGATATGTGTAATCCATTTTATGAACAGACCGCTGCTGTCGGAATTTCCATGCAATCTCTCATACAGTACGAGCTGCATAATGGCTATGGTCTGTTATTTGATCAATATGGTATAATAGCCATAGAAAGGGGGTACAAAGGGCCGGTTCTCCACCTTCAGGATAATCGTCTGGTGGAATGA